TCTGGCTGGCGGAGTGCGCTTATGAGCCGGGCGTTGACGCGCTGTTGGCCGAGGTCGGCCTGCGTTACTTCATCGTGGATTCGCATAGCATCATGTTCGGGTCGCCGCGCCCGGCGCACGGCATCTTTGCGCCAGTGGTGACGCCGTCGGGCGTAGCCGCCTTCGCGCGCGATGTCGAAACCAGTGAACAGGTCTGGAGCTCGGTGGTCGGCTATCCAGGCCATCCCAACTACCGTGAGTTTTACAAGGATTTAGGCTACGAAGCCGACTACGAGTACATCAAGCCCTATCTGCATGCGGACGGCGTACGGCGTAACATCGGCGTCAAGTATTTTCGCGTGACGGGCAAGGTAGCCCTACACCACAAGCAGCCATACATCCCGGCGTGGGCGACTGAAACCGCCGCCGAACACGCCGGGCACTTTCTGGCGTCACGGCAGGCGCAGATGCGTCATCTGAGGACCGTGATCGGACGCGCGCCGCTGGTCGTCTCGCCCTATGACGCGGAGCTTTATGGCCACTGGTGGTACGAGGGACCGCAGTTCCTGGACTTTCTCATCCGCAAGATTCACTTCGATCAAGATGAGGTTGTTTTGGCGACGCCAAGCGACTACCTGATGATGTTTCCGCACAACCAGCCACAAATCCCGTCCGCCTCATCGTGGGGTGCGGAAGGGTACAACCGCGTCTGGCTCAACCGCGACACGCAGTGGATGTATCGTCACCAGCATCAGGCTGAATGTCGGATGGTGGAGCTGGCGCAGCGGTTTCCCGCAGCCGACGGTCTGCTGCGGCGCGCGCTCAACCAGGCCGCCCGTGAACTCTTGCTGGCGCAATCCAGCGACTGGGCCTTTATCATCACAAACAAGACGATGGTGCAGTACGCCGAAAAGCGCTTCCGCGATCACATTCACCGCTTTACACGACTCTACGAAATGGTGACAACGGGCAAGCTTGACGAGCCTTGGTTGGCGGAAGTGGAAAGCCGCGACACCATCTTCCCGGAGCTAGACTATCGGGTTTACAGCGCGTCATAAGCGCGTTATGAAGTCGCCTAGTGAGCGGCGCAACCGAGGCGGAGCACAGAGCGCGCCTTTTTCCGCGCCAAGGTTATGACGCTGACGCTTGTCGTTCGCCGCCAACACGCCGGCGAATGTAGTCAATGATTGAGTCCATTGTCGCGCCGGGCGTGAAGATTTCGTCCACGCCAAGTTCTTTGAGCTTTGGAATGTCTTCGTCAGGGATGATACCGCCGCCGAAGAGTGGAACATCATCAAGTCCTTGCTCGCGCATCAGCTCCAGAATACGCGGGAACAAGGTCATATGCGCACCGGAAAGAATGGAAACGCCAACGGCGTCCACGTCCTCTTGGACGGCGGCGGCCACGATTTGCTCCGGCGTCTGACGCAGGCCGGTGTAAATCACTTCCATCCCGGCGTCCCGCAGCGCGCGCGCAATTACCTTGGCGCCGCGATCGTGGCCGTCCAAACCGGGCTTAGCAATGAGAATGCGAAGGCGTCGTTCCGTCATAGTTGCGTTTTTGCGTTCATCCCGCTAGTCGTTACGGCAGCGTTGCGAGCAAAACCCGCCGGACGTTGCCGCCCATAATCAGGGCAATTTCATCTTCTGAAAACCCTTCATCAAGCAGAGCGTCGGTGATTTCTGCCAGATGCGCCGTGTCAAACGGCACGCTGACGGCGCCGTCATAATCCGAGCCAAGCGCGACGTGCGCCACGCCGGCGACATCGGCGGCGTAGCGGATGGCGCGCGCAATTGAACGGGCGTCCTGACCGCAGACGGCGGCGAAGAAGTACCCAACGCCGACAACGCCGCCGGTACGCGCCACGCCGCGCAACTGATCGTCTGTAATGTTGCGCAGGCCGCCGCACGTCCCGCGTACGCCGGTGTGCGAAATGACAACCGGTCGCGTCGCCATCGCCAGTACGTCGTCAATCACTGCTGGCGACGCATGTGCCAAATCCACGAGCATGCCTTTTTGCTCCATGCGGCGGATGAGTTCGCGTCCCATAGCAGTAAGGCCGCCCTTGACCAGTCCGTGTGCAGAGCCGCCGATCTCGTTGTCGAAAAAGTGCGTCGGGGCCATCATGCGGACGCCAGCTTCATATAGGCGGTCAAGGTTCGCCAAGTCGCCATCCAGCGCATGTGCGCCCTCCACGCCGAGAAACGCGCCGACCAGTTTTGGGTCGGACGCGCGCCGCGCCAGAAACCGTTCAAGGTCAGTCCGGCTGCGAATGACTACCAGCCGACCGCCGGAGCGCGCAGCGGCTTCTTCAAGCCGCCGGCACTGGTAAAGCGCCCGTTCGGTGAGGCTGTACCACGTGCGCGGCGGCCACAACTGGAGGAAGCTCAGAGCAGCGACAAGGTTGAACCGGTTGCCGTCGGTGCGGTCATTGTTCATGCCGCGCGGCGCTTTGGTCACAATCGTAAACGCCTGAAGCGCGACATTGCCTTCCTGCAAGCGGGGGAGGTCAACGTGGCCGCGCGTTCCCCGCGCCAGCAGGTCGCGGTTCCAGAGCAGCGTATCGGCATGCAAATCAGCCACCAACAGCCGTTCGTGCAATGCTTTAGCGCGCGACGATGGCGGCTTGCGCGTCGTCGCCACGACGCCGTTCATTTCACGTTCAGCAATTTCAGGCAACCAGATAAACGCAGCCGCGACCAGTAGGAACAAGCCAGCAGCAACCACAACCAATCGGCGCCGCCACACACGACGCCGAGCAGGACGCATGAGAGGCTGAAGGGTCGCCACGGGGTCGGTACTTGTCGAAGCCAGGCTCATCGCGCCACCAATCGCAAACCGGGCTTGCGCTGCGTCGCCGCTAGGCGGCGCGCGTACACATCCAACACCACGCGCGCCAATTTCTCCGGCGCGTGACGGACGACTTCCGTCTCTTCAACCAGATCGGCTGTAACGACCGGAATGCGATGGCGGTCGAAAACAAGAAACTTGTCCGTAGCAATCCGCGCCGTCGGCGGGGGAACGCGCAAGCGGCGAATAGCCGAGCGGCCTGTGAGTGGACGCGAACCTTCGAGCCGGTAACGCGCCCGGGCCGCCTTGGAAATCGCCCCGTGATTGATGATGACGGCGTCCAGCGTTGCAGGCGCAAGCGCGTCCAAGAGGGTGGCGACATGATCAGCGATTGAAAAGTCGGTTGTTTCACCGGGCTGCGTCATGAGATTGCACACATAGACCTTCAGCGCGTCCGAAGCGGCAATGGCGTCTGTCACACCATTGACGAGCAAGTTTGGAATGACGCTCGTAAAGAGCGAGCCCGGTCCGAGTGTAATCAAGTTGGCTTCGGCAATTGCTGTCAGCGTTTCAGGAAGCGGTTTGCAGTCTGGTGGGTCAAGCGTCATGCTCTGGATGCGTCCACCGGCAGCGCTGATTTTAGATTCACCACGTACGATAAAGCCGTCATCAAGTTCAGCGACAAGGGTGACGTCGGCCGTCGTTGCAGGAAGGATTTTGCCTTTGATGGCAAGGACCTCGCTGCAAAGCCGGATAGCTTCGACAAAGTCGCCCGTAATCCCAGTCAACGCCGCCAAAAACAGATTGCCGAAGCTGTGGCCGCGCACCCCGCCTTGCCCCGGAAAGCGGTACTGGAACAACCGCGCGAAGAGACGTTCGTCTTCCGAAAGCGCTACTAGACAGTTGCGAATATCGCCCGGCGGGAGCATCTGAAACTCCTCGCGGAGACGACCGGAACTACCACCATCGTCCGTCACCGTGACGACGGCAGTCAAACTCTCGATACACTGCCCCGGCGACCGTGGCCCATCGTCCACAACATGCCGCTTGAGGCCGCGCAAAAGGGTCGCTAAGCCGGTTCCGCCGCCAATCGCAACACACCTAATTGGTGATGAAGTCGGACGTTGTACAGAAGAAGCCGAACTGGAAGCCATACGCGCCGTAAAGATTTTAGACAAGACGCCCGCCAAGTTCCCTATGGCGGAAACAAAGCCGCCTATCTACCTACGCAGGGGACTTGGCGGCGTCAGTTTTATAATGCAGGCGAATGAAGTTTTTGTTCGCAAATCTTTAGGAAGGTGCGAGCGCGAGCGGCGATCTCGCTTTCCAGTTCAAAATCGCTAAGCAAGAGCTGGAGGATGTCACGCGCCCGGTCATAATCAGTTTGCTTGAAGGATTCCATCGCCGTTGTGTAGAGGTTTAAAGCCTCCCGCTCCCGGTTGCGTCGTAGGGCAGGGGAAATGGTCGTGGCGGGCGCAGCAGGAGTCGCCGCTAGCTTGCTTTTGCTCTTCTTAGCTGCGCCGCGTGCTGCGTCCAGCGCTTCAGTTGAGGGCGCTTCAACTGCCCCTAGCTTGCTTGTCGCGTTTGAAGTCGCTGGTTTGGCGTCCTTCGTTTCCGTAGGGACGGCGCTCGAAGCGTCAGAAGCGCCGGTCTTGCACTTTTTGGTCGCATGCTTTTCATCAGTCGCCGCACGTACAGCCTTACGGGCGGCTGTCGCCGGTTGACTACCCGCCAACGCCTTCAAAGCAACTTCTTGGTTGGCTTTGACCTCCGCCTCGACGGCTTTGCGCGCCGTCCGCTTGTTGGCAGTATTATCCGTCGGCGGCACCGAAGTTTGAGTGGAAGTGGCTTTCGAACGTGACCTTGAACGGCCGGTGGTTGTGGGTAGGTCGGCCGGGGCGGCCTCTCCAGCAAGCGCGGGGGGTGTCGGCGTAGACGGCTCAACAGCGGAAGTAGCAGACCGAGACGACGTGGAAGGGTGACCTTTGGCCCGCGCGCGCGCAACCGGCGTTCGGGGGGAGGAAGTCGGCGATGGGCGCTGCGTCAAAGGCTGAGGGTCGGATGCGGGCTTGCGCGATGATTTAGAACCAGAGACGGACAAGGCCATTCGCAAAACCTCCCACAGACGAACTTAAGATTGTCAAAAATAAAACTTTCGTATGCCAAATTTTTATCCGGCAATTGTAGCTTGAGTAAAGATTTTTTGTCAAGAAACAACCTCTCAATAGAGGCGCTACAGCATTGGCGACAACAGTCGCGCCGCCCCGTCGCGTAGGCGAACCGGCAACGGCCGTGCTCGGAGTTGTTCCGCCGTCACCGGCGACGCCTCCCGGCGCGCGTCCTGAAATAGCGCCTCCATCCGCTGCGCCAGCGCCTCGTCGTACACCTCCAAGTTAAACTCAAAGTTGAGTCGCAAGCTGCGGGGGTCCCAGTTCGCCGAACCGAGGCAAACCCAGCGGCCATCTACAACCATTAGCTTGCTGTGGTCGAATGGGCCAGGTCGCTCCCAAATGCGCGCCCCATGCTCTAAGACCTGCCAGTAGTGCGCGCGCCCGGCCCACTGCACCAGCGGATGGTTGTTTTCCACCGGTGTCAGGATGTCCACCTCGACGCCGCGCAGCGCCGCCGCACTAAGCGCCGCCAGCAACGATTGATCCGGGACAAAGTAGGGCGTCCAGACGCCGACACGCCGCCGCGCCGCGTTCAGCGCCCCTAGGAAGACCCACCGCAGGCGTTCCAGCATTTCATCCGGCCCGGCTTCGATGCCCCGCGCCAGCGCGTTTCCAACCGGCTCCAGCGGCTGTGCGCCCCAAAACGCCGCGTCGAGCCGTTCGTTGACGGTGAAGTACCAGTCGTCGGTAAACGTCTCCACCATGTGCCGGACGACGGGACCTTCCACCCGAAAGTGCAGCTCCCGGAACGCCGCCGCCGGTTGGTCGGGCCGCCAGTACGGTCGGTGAATGTTCATGCCGCCGGTGAACCCAAGGCGACCGTCAACAATCAGCAACTTGCGGTGGTTGCGGAGATTGGCGGCGTGCAGCCGCGCTGGAAGGATGGGCGGGTTGAACGACGCCACCGGTAGGCCTGCCGCCTTCAGAAACTTGAACGCCGAGCCGCGCACCAGCCGCACGTACACATCGTCAATGAGAATGCGCACCGCCACGCCGCGTCGCTGCGCCGCCAGCAGCGCCTCCACAAACCGGTCGCCGATCCCTTCGCGGTCGAAAATGTAGGTCGCCAGCGCAATGCTCCGTTCCGCCTGCGCGATGGCGTCCAACATCGCCGGGTAGGCTTGCTCGCCGTTGAGGAGCGGTTCGATGCGATTACCGGCCAGCAGCGGCTGGCCGGTCACTTGTCGGACTAAACGCGCTAGGCCGCCAAGGTCATCGTCGGCGAGCGCATCGGTTTGGTCCTGGTCGGTGACGCGGGGAAGAGACGGCGCAGCGGGACGCAGGCGTTGCGCGCGCCGCTGAAGGCGGTTGATCCCGATGAGCAGGTAGAGGAGCGCGCCGACGACCGGCAAAAACCAGACGACCAACAGCCACAGCAGCGCCGAACGCGCTTCACGCTTGTAAAGCAGCGCGTGAGCAGAAACGACCACTCCTAGGGCGGTCGTCAGGATCAGCGCCGCCCATTCAAACCAAACTGCGTCCATGGCCGCTGAAGCCGCCGCTTGAGAAAGGCATGCGGCCGCCGAAACCTCGCCGCGCCGGTTTTAGAGTGATTGGCGCACGAGCTGCTCGCCGAAGTCGAGCAACGCCGTCATTTTCTCGACCGAAGTCGCCTCGCTGTAGACGCGCACCAGTGGCTCAGTGCCCGACGCACGAAACAGTAACCAACTTTCGTCCTCAAACATCAGCTTCACGCCGTCGAGCGTTCCCACCTCGCGCACCGCATAGCCGGCGACGGACGGCGGCGGATCGGTTCGCAGCCGCTCAATGAACGCTAGGCCCTGTTCAATGTGGTCCAGCGCCAGATCGCGCCGGTCGTAGGCGAAGTCGCCAAACTCGGCGGCGATGTCGGCGACCAGTTCCGACGGCTTCTTACCGAAAGCCAGCACTGCTTCCAAAAACAGCAGCCCGCTGAAAATACCGTCCCGTTCAGGAATGTGCAGTTTGCAGCCCAGACCGTTTGACTCCTCGCCGCCGCAGAGAATGTCATGCGTCCGCATCAACGCCGCAATGTGCTTGAAGCCGACCGGCGTTTCATACGTCGGCAGGCCATGCCGTTCGGCGATGCGCTTGACAACGACGCTCTGTGAGACCGTCCGTGCAATCCCGCCTGACAGTCCGCGCTTGCGGATGAGATACAACGCCAGAATCGCCAGCATCCGGTGCGTGTTGAGGTAGTTGCCTCGGTCGTCTACGGCGCCGATGCGGTCGGCGTCGCCGTCCGTGGCAAGGCCAAGGAATGCCCTGCGCCGAATGATCTCATCACACAGCGGCTGTAACTGGGGCATCATTGGCTCTGGGTGGATGCCGCCGAAGTACGGGTCGCGCTCGGCGCGCAGCGTCTCAACACGCAAGCGACCGCCCTGCAAAAGTTGCTCAATGTAGCGCCCGCCCGCGCCGTACATCGAATCCACCAGCACTTCACCGTCGAATGCGCGCAGGCGCTCAAGGTCGAGCAACTCGCCCATCCGCGCCAAGTATTTTTCCGACGGCGGGACATACCGCACCTGTCCGGCGCTGACGGCTTCACGCAGCGGACGCACACGCGGCGCGTTCGCATCCAGCCGCATCTCGACCTGCGCCGTGTATTCCGGCGGAGCTGACCCCCCGAACGGCAGTTTGATTTTGAAGCCTGAAAACTGCGGTGGATTGTGGCTAGCTGTGATGACGACGCCGCCGCGCGCCCGCTCAACATAGCAGTCGTACGACACCATCGGCGTCGGCACAAACTGGTCGTAGAGGCACACTTGAAAGCCGTTGCCAGCCATGACTTCTGCGACGCGCGCCGCAAAGTCTTCACCCAGAAAACGGCGGTCGTGGCCGATGTACACAACCGGCCGGGTGGCGTCACCGTCGGCGAGGAATTGTTCGGCGGTCGCCTGCGCGACACGGTCGAGGTTGACGAAAGTGAACTCACGGGCGATGCGTCCACGCCAACCGTCAGTACCAAACTTAATGGGCGTCATACATCGGTCGGTTCTCTCCCACACTGGAAGGGGCAACGCCGGCGGGGCGGGCTAACCGTCGCAGGCGGCGTCAAGATCGGCGAGTTCCTGCTCGAACAGAACGCGCGCTTCCGCCGACATCGTGAACGTGTGTTCGGCGGCCGGGAATTTGCCGTCGCGTACGTCACGGGCGTAGTCGCTCACGGCTCGCCGCAGCGTCTCGCCGACATTGGCGTAGGTTTTGACGAACTTCAGCGTCGCGCCGGCGCCCCAACCGACGGCGTCGTGGAAGACCAGAATCTGTCCATCACAGCCGGCGCCAGCGCCGATGCCGATGGTTGGGATCGTCAGACGTTCCGAGACGGCCTGCGCGACTTCACGCGGGACGCATTCCAGCACCACGGCGAAGCAGCCAGCTTCCTCCAGAGCCAGCGCGTCATTGACAATCGTCATGGCAGCGGCGTGGTCGCGCCCCTGAACGACGTTTTTCCCAAACACATACGCCGACTGCGGCGTGTAGCCCAAGTGACCCATAACAGGAACGCCGGCCGTAGTTAGGCGCTCAATCGTCTCCGCGCTGCGGTCGCCACCTTCCAGCTTAACCGCCTGCGCACCGCCTTCCTTGAGAAAACGCCCGGCGTTGCGCAACGCCTCAACGGGGTCGGTCTGGTAGGACAGAAACGGCATGTCGGCGACGACGAGCGCCCGTCGGACACTGCGCGCAACGGCTTTGACGTGATGGAGCATTTCCTCCATCGTGACGGGAATGGTCGTTTCATAGCCGAGCAAAACATTTCCTAGTGAATCGCCGACCAAGATGACATCCACGCCGGCCGCTTCACAGACTTCCGCCGTCGGACGGTCATAAGCGGTGAGCGCAACAATCCGCCGACCCTCAGCCTTCATTGTTCGGAGATCGCCCGGCGTAACACGGACTTGAGTCATGAGAGGTGGGTGATCCTTACCAAGGTTGGAATCAAAACCGCAGGGGTGTCAAAACGCGGGTTATGCCATACGCCGAATACATACGTCATGGCGAACTTCGATGCTGCGCGTAAAAGCCTGCCGGAGCACCGTAAACAAATGTTCCTCCCGCGACGTGAAGAAACATTCGGCGGCGCAGGTTACAGCATCGAGCGCGCCGTCGGCCCACGGGGGCTGGCGCTCAAGATCGTCGTAGTCCCAGATGATGTCCGTCGGCGGCATCATCTCAAACCCGAGCTGGATGGCATCGAGTTCGCTAAGCGCCTGCGGCGCATCGGTGTAGCGCAGCCGCCCCTTGTAGAAATCCAGCATGATGCGTGGATAGACGCTGCCCCAAGCGTCGTTTTCCAAGCGGTAGGCGACCGTTGAGAAGAAACAGTGAAAAAACGCCGGCGAGCCGATTTCATACCGCTTGATGTCCACCCAGAGAAAGACGCGCAGCATAAGGGGGCACCTTCAGGATTCATCCGGGTTGTCGGGCATCGGCGTGACATCCGACTCGGCGACCGGTATGCTGTACCGCCCTGTCAGCCAGTTGCCCAAGTCGCGCATCTGACAAGCCTCCGAGCAAAACGGCCGCGTCGGATTGCCCGCCCACGTCGTTTCAGCACCGCAAATCGGACAGCGAATGGACGGCATTTTGTTCGTCCTCCGTATGACCGGCTCAAATCAGGCGTCGGTACGGTGAGACCATCCGGGGCGTTCTGGACAGCCTGCGATTCGCTATGGAAATATGCCGTCTCGCCCTTGCACAAGCAAGGCGCGAGTATTCCACACAGAATAGGGTTGAAAACACGTTTTTTGGTCTCTATGTCGGAAGCAGTGCAGTCGGAAATTGCTCCAGAGCAGAAGACCTACAGCGCCGTTGAGAAAAACGGCGTCGTGATGGCCATTTGGGAGATGGTCGGCAACAAGCATCTCCGCACAATTGACCCCCGCAGCCGCGAGGGGAAGGCGTTGCTGGCGCACTATCAATCGCAGAAGGAAGCCGCCGCGCAGGAAACCTCGGCGGGCGCCACCGGCGCATAGCCGCCGCCAGGCCGCCGGCGCGCTTAGGGGTCAGTCCTGACGGCGCAGCGCTACTCAGCGTCGCTGCGAAGAACGAAATTGCGCGTCTTTTCACGCTCCAAGTTGGACAGCAGGTACTGTTTGTCCTTAACCAGGTCGGCGAAGTTCGTCACGGCCATCTCAAAGTTGTGGCCGTGTTTGATGGCGTCCTTCGGGCAGGCCTCGACACAGTAGCCGCAGAAGATACACCGCCCGTAGTCAATGTTATAGACGCGAGCGTAGCGCTGTTCCACGCCCGGACGTTCTTCGTAGGGACGCAAGTCTTCATCGGCTTCAATGTAGATCGCGTCCGCCGGGCAGGCCGCCGAACACAAGAAGCATGCCACGCAACGTTCCTTGCCGTTTTCGTCACGGGCAAGGTAGTGCTCGCCGCGAAAGCGTGGGTACAGCTCAACCGGTACATCGGGGTACTGGCGCGTTAGTTTGCGCTTCGGGATGTAGCTCAGCGTCACGGCCATGCCCTGCGCAATGGCGCGGACGGTTTTAGCGGCGTCGAGGATTTCAGCGAGAATCGAAGACATGTGGCGGCGCTCCTTATTAGGGCGTTGTGATGTCGCGCTGCGGCAACCATTGCCCAGAACATTTCGCCGTCTCAAGGCCGTTTGGCGGCCGCCGCTTAGCGCGAGCCGGACTTGTCAGTCACGAAAGGCGGCGCGCTCAATTTTTTTCCAGAAAGCCATGAAGCGTTTCGGCGGCGGGCCGGCGTACGGCACGAGCTTCGGTTTGGGAAACTGCTGAACCGTCAGTCCGTGTTCCTCCAGCCGACGCACAAATTCCCGATACCGGGGCGCGTATGTCTCCGTTACGGCGACCTGCGTCGCGCCGTGGGTTCGACAAAAATCCAGAATCTCCGCGACAACCTCGCCCCGGCGCAGTTCTTTGACCGGATTCGGAATGCGCTCGTAGAGGTCAACCAAACACTCGTAGATGAAAAACAACCGTTTGAACGTCAGGCGGTAGCGACTCATCAGCAGGGGTTCGTCAAAGACGAAAATGACCGGTGCGGAGGGGTACGCCTGCAACGCGGCGTCATACGGCGACAGCGAATCGCCGTGCAGCCAGACACAGACGGCGGAAGCAGCTTCGGCGGATTTCGACATGGGCGTGGGTTGTAAGGTGCAGGAGCGCTAGTCTTGGACAAGAATCCAGCCGCCGCCCAGAACGCGCTCGCCGTCGTAGAAGACGACCGCCTGACCGGGCGTAATGGCTTTCTGCGGCGCGTCGAAGACCACGCGCACGTCGCCGGTCGGCAGCGGGTATATTGTCGCCGGCGCTTCTTCATGACGGTAGCGGATGCGAGCGGCGCAACGCAGCGGAGCGGTCGGCGCTTCGCAGGCGATCCAGTTTAGGCGCGTCGCCGTTAGCGATTTGCCCGGTAGGTCTTCCTCCGAACCGACAATGACTCGCCCGCGCGCAGCGTCAATGCCAATGACGTAGAGCGGCCGGCCGTCGCCCGTTGTCACCCCAAGGCCGCGCCGCTGTCCAATGGTATAGCGGTGCGTGCCGGCGTGACGCCCCAGCACACGCCCATCCTTGGTGACGATTTCACCCGGCTGCGGCAGGTTGCGGCGCAGACCGAGTTGCACTAGCGGTCCGGCGACCGGCGACTGCGGTGGGCCGTCCACGGCACCACCCGCTTCGGCGACATACCGCTCAATAAAGCGGGCGTAATCGCCGTCGGGAATAAAACAAATTTCCTGACTTTCAGACTTTTCAGCCGTAGGCAGCCCGTGTCGGCGAGCGATTTCGCGGGTTTCAGCCTTGGACAGGTCGCCCAGCGGGAACATGGCGCAGGCGAGCTGCTCCTGCGTTAGTTCAAACAGGAAGTATGACTGATCCTTGCGCTGATCGCGTCCTTTGAGCAGTTCCCAGCGGCCGGTCGCCTCATTGAAGCGGATGCGCGCGTAGTGGCCAGTCGCCACCCTAGTTGCGCCGACATCGCGGGCCAGCGCCACTAGCGTATCAAACTTCATCCGGCTGTTGCAGGCGACGCACGGGCTGGGCGTGTTGCCGTTGAGGTAACTCACCACAAACGGGCGGACGACGCGCGCCTCAAAGTCATCTTCGAAGTTGAGGACGTAAAACGGAATGCCCAACAGGTCAGCGACGGCTCGCGCGTCGTAGAGATCATCGAGCGAGCAGCAGCGCGACGGAAGGGGATTGCCGTCGGCGTCCACATTGATGCGGCGCTGATTCCAAAGCTGCATCGAGAAGCCGATGATGTCCCGGCCCTGCTCCTTGAGCAGGGCGGCGACGGTGGAGCTGTCCACGCCACCCGACATCGCTACGGCAATGCGCTCAGTCATGGTTTCCATCCTGTGCTTGCTTCAAGTGCGCCGCCAGCGGAGGCCCCGCGCGTAGCGCTTCAACAACGGGATTATAGCGTGTGCGGCAGCGTCATCACCAAGTCGCCTCGGCGCTGTCGGCGCCGACCTTCCAGAGGAAGGTACACACTTGTGGAAACTCCGGTAGCCGTTCCGATAGGAAGTGCGCTAGCCTACGGCCTTTTGGGATATTCCAGCCCACAAAGCGGGACGCCATGAGGTGTTTTTCCGTGCAGGGTCGCGCCGACATTCGTAACGTCGCCATCATCGCCCACGTTGACCATGGCAAAACCACGCTCGTAGACGCGCTGCTACGCCAATCAGGGACGTTTCGCGTCAATGAGAAAGTCACTGAGCGCATCCTAGACAACCTTGATCTAGAGCGCGAGCGGGGCATCACCATCATGGCGAAAAACACGGCCGTGCGGTACGGCGATGTCAAAATCAACATCGTGGACACACCGGGCCACGCTGATTTTGGCGGTGAAGTGCAGCGCGTTTTGAAAATGGTGGACGGCGTTATCCTGCTGGTGGACGCCTCGGAAGGGCCGCTGCCACAGACGCGCTATGTGCTGTCGAAGGCGTTGGAACTCAACCTCAGAGCGATTGTCGTCATCAACAAGATTGACCGCCCG
Above is a genomic segment from Chloracidobacterium sp. containing:
- a CDS encoding immunity 70 family protein, which produces MLRVFLWVDIKRYEIGSPAFFHCFFSTVAYRLENDAWGSVYPRIMLDFYKGRLRYTDAPQALSELDAIQLGFEMMPPTDIIWDYDDLERQPPWADGALDAVTCAAECFFTSREEHLFTVLRQAFTRSIEVRHDVCIRRMA
- a CDS encoding deoxyribodipyrimidine photo-lyase, which translates into the protein MSKSAEAASAVCVWLHGDSLSPYDAALQAYPSAPVIFVFDEPLLMSRYRLTFKRLFFIYECLVDLYERIPNPVKELRRGEVVAEILDFCRTHGATQVAVTETYAPRYREFVRRLEEHGLTVQQFPKPKLVPYAGPPPKRFMAFWKKIERAAFRD
- the mnmA gene encoding tRNA 2-thiouridine(34) synthase MnmA; translation: METMTERIAVAMSGGVDSSTVAALLKEQGRDIIGFSMQLWNQRRINVDADGNPLPSRCCSLDDLYDARAVADLLGIPFYVLNFEDDFEARVVRPFVVSYLNGNTPSPCVACNSRMKFDTLVALARDVGATRVATGHYARIRFNEATGRWELLKGRDQRKDQSYFLFELTQEQLACAMFPLGDLSKAETREIARRHGLPTAEKSESQEICFIPDGDYARFIERYVAEAGGAVDGPPQSPVAGPLVQLGLRRNLPQPGEIVTKDGRVLGRHAGTHRYTIGQRRGLGVTTGDGRPLYVIGIDAARGRVIVGSEEDLPGKSLTATRLNWIACEAPTAPLRCAARIRYRHEEAPATIYPLPTGDVRVVFDAPQKAITPGQAVVFYDGERVLGGGWILVQD
- a CDS encoding DNA gyrase inhibitor YacG, giving the protein MPSIRCPICGAETTWAGNPTRPFCSEACQMRDLGNWLTGRYSIPVAESDVTPMPDNPDES
- a CDS encoding NADH-quinone oxidoreductase subunit I: MSSILAEILDAAKTVRAIAQGMAVTLSYIPKRKLTRQYPDVPVELYPRFRGEHYLARDENGKERCVACFLCSAACPADAIYIEADEDLRPYEERPGVEQRYARVYNIDYGRCIFCGYCVEACPKDAIKHGHNFEMAVTNFADLVKDKQYLLSNLEREKTRNFVLRSDAE